A window of Thermus filiformis genomic DNA:
ACTTCTCGCTCCCCGGCCCCTCCTTGAGGAGGGTGGAGGGGAAGACCAGAAGCTCCTCCGCCAGGGGGAAGGTGGCCGTCATCCGCGCCCCCCGGACCACGATCCCCTTCTCCGTCTGCCGCACCAGCCCCACGGGGATGTAGGGGTCGGGCTGGCCCGAGGGGGGCTTGGCCCGGTTCACCTGGGGGTTGGTGAGGGCGTGGGTGGTGGCCAGGTCGTTGTCCCGCAAATAGCGGTAGTAGGCCCGGACGTTCTCGGCGAACTCCCCGAAGTACTCGGCGCTGGCCGCGTAGGCCATGACCACCGCGTTCAGGTAGTCCGGGCTCCGGCCCATCATCCCCAGGTGCTGGTCGGCCCAGACCTTGTAGGCCAGGCCCCGCTTCCTCAGCTCCTCCTTCGTCCGGGGCACGAGGAAGCTCGTGCCGTAGCGGTGCCCGTCCTCCTCGTAGGTCAGGACCTCCTTGTACTGGGGGTCGTGCTGGAGGTCATAAAGCCGGGCCATGGTCTGGGCCGCCCCCCGGAAGACGGGGTGGGTGGTGGGGTCCTCCACCCGCTCCCCCTTGTACCAGAGGCTGGGGGGGGCCTTCCTCAGGGCCTCGAGGTAATCCTTTCCCGTCCTTGCCATGCTGCCTCCCTCCCTTTACCGCTTCCCCGCTTCACCGCTTCCCCGCTTCATCGCTTCACCGCTTCACCGCTTCCCCGCTTCATCACTTCACCCTTTCCCAAACCCCGGCACGTGGGGCGGCACCAGGGGAAGGGCCACGTTCTTGAGCTCGGTGTAGAACTCCAGGGCGTAGAACCCCCCCTCCCGGTGCGTCCCGCTCTCCTTGACCCCGCCGAAGGGGGTGGGGAGGTGGCGGACGTTGTGGCTGTTGAGCCAGACCATCCCCGCCTCCAGGCCCAGGGCCAGCCGGTGGGCCCGCTCCAGGTCCCGGGTGAAGACGTAGGCGGCGAGGCCGTACCGGGTGTCGTTGGCCTTCCTGAGGGCCTCCTCCTCGTCCTTGAAGGGGATGGCCACCAGGACGGGGCCGAAGATCTCCTCCTGGGCGATCCGCATGTGGTTCTCCCCCACGAAGAGGGTGGGGAGGAGGTAGTTGCCCTGGGAGAGGTCCTCCCCCCGGAAGGAGCGGGTGGCCCGCTCCCCGCCCACGAGCAAAGTGGCCCCCTCCTCCAGACCCGCCCGGACGTAGCCCAGGACCCGCTCCAGGTGCTCCGGGTGGATCAGGGGCCCCACCTCCGCCTCCGGGTCCAGGGGGTGGCCCACCCGGATGGACCGGGCCCTTTCCGCCACCCGGGCCACGAAGTCCTCAAAGATGGACTCCTCCACCAAAAGCCGGGAGTTCGCCGTGCACCTTTCCCCGTTGAAGGAGTAGATCTGGAAGACCACCGCGTCCAGAGCCCGCTCCAGGTCCGCGTCGGCGAAGACCAGGGCCGGGCTCTTGCCCCCGAGCTCCAGGGAAAGGCGCTTCAGGTGCTTGGCCGCGTTCTGCATGACGATCTTGCCGGTGGTGGTCTCCCCGGTGAGGGTGATCAGGGGGACGGAGGGGTGGTCCACCAGGGCCGCCCCCGCCTCCTCGCCGAAGCCGTGGACCAGGTTGAAGACCCCCGGAGGAAGGTCGGCCTCCTGGAAGATCTCCGCGAGCCGGGTGGCGGTCAAGGGGCTCCACTCGGCGGGCTTGAGGACGACCGTGTCCCCGAAGGCCAGGGCCGGGGCGATCCGCCAGGTGGAGAGCATCAGGGGGGCGTTCCAGGGGGTGATGATCCCCACCGGCCCCGCGGGCACGCGCAGGGTGTAGTTCAGCCACTCCCGGTCCACGGGGTAGGTGTGCCCCTCCATGGCGTGCTCCGCGTACTCCGCGTAGAAGGCGAAGTTCTCCGCCGCCCGGCCCACCTGGGCCCGGACGATCCTCAGGACCTGGCCCGCGTCCAGACACTCGGTGACCGCCAGCTCGTCCGCGTGCTTCTCTATGAGCTCGGCCACCTTCAGGAGGTAGCGCTTGCGCTCCTTGGCCCGGGTGCGGCTCCACCGGGCGAAGGCCCGCTCGGCGGCCCGGGCGGCCAGGTCCACCTCCCGGGCCCCGCCCCGGGCCGCATGGGCGAGGACCTGGTTGGTGGAGGGGTCCAGGGTGGGGAAGGTGGACTCGCTCTCCACGAACCGGCCGTCTATGTAATGGAGGGCCACGGAGCGCTCCAGCCTCTTTCGGACCGCCTCTATGGTCTCCCAAGGGATCCCGGCCACCTTCTCGGCGTACCTCATGCCTCCTCCTCTATGGGGTTTTCCAGGGCCCCCAGCCCCTGGATCTCCAGCCGCATCACGTCCCCCGGCCGGACCCGGCTCACCCCCTTGGGGGTGCCGGTGAGGATCACGTCAAAGGGCTCGAGGGTCATGAAGCCCGAGATGAACTCCAAAATCTCCGGGATGCGGAAGAGCATCCTCGAGGTGTGCCCCTCCTGACGAAGCTCCCCGTTCACGTAGGCCCGCATCCAGAGGTCGTGGGGGTCGGGCACCTCCTCCCGGGTGACCAAAAAAGGCCCCAGGGGCAGGAAGGTGTCGTGCCCCTTGGCCCGGATGGGGGGGCGGAAGGTGTTCTTCACCCAGTCCCGCACCACCAGGTCGTTGGCGATGGTGTAGCCCAGGACGTAGTCCATGGCCTGGGCCGCCCGCACCTTGCGCATGGGCCGGCCCACCACCACGGCCAGCTCCACCTCGTAGTGCATGAACTCCACCCCCCGCGGATAAATCACCGTGCCCCGGTGGGGCAGGAGGGCGGAGTTGGGCTTCCAGAAAAGGGCGGGCTCCTCGGGGCGGCTCAGGCCCAGCTCCTCCGCGTGGTCCGGGTAGTTGAGGGCGAGGCCCAGGATCTTCCCCGGGGTGAAGGGGAGGAGCCAGACCACCCCCTCGGGGTCGTGGGGAAGCCCGGCCTCGTCCAAAAGAACCCCCTCCCGGTACACCCCCTGGTGCACCCGGCCCTTGTCCAGGAAGCGGCAGAGCTTCATGCGCCCTCCAGAAGGCCGTACCGCTCGGCCATGGCCCGGAGCCGGGCCTCCACCTCCGGCGTGGTGGGGCCCAAGGGAGGACGCCACTCCTTTTGGATCAGGCCCATCCAGGAGAGGACGGTCTTCAGCGGGATGGGGTTGGTGTCCCAGAAGACCGCCTCGTTGGCGGGCAGGAGGTGGTAGTGGAGCCTCCGGGCCTCCAGGAACCGCCCGGTTAGGGCCAGCTCGGTGAGCTCGGCCACCTCCCGGGGCAGCCAGTTGGCCGTGGCGGCGATGGTCCCCACCGCCCCCAGGGCCATCATGGGGAAGGTGAGGGCCTCGAGGCCGCAGTACACGGCGAAGCCCTCGTCCACCAAGGAGATCAGGCGGGAAACGTAC
This region includes:
- the hpaE gene encoding 5-carboxymethyl-2-hydroxymuconate semialdehyde dehydrogenase, whose product is MRYAEKVAGIPWETIEAVRKRLERSVALHYIDGRFVESESTFPTLDPSTNQVLAHAARGGAREVDLAARAAERAFARWSRTRAKERKRYLLKVAELIEKHADELAVTECLDAGQVLRIVRAQVGRAAENFAFYAEYAEHAMEGHTYPVDREWLNYTLRVPAGPVGIITPWNAPLMLSTWRIAPALAFGDTVVLKPAEWSPLTATRLAEIFQEADLPPGVFNLVHGFGEEAGAALVDHPSVPLITLTGETTTGKIVMQNAAKHLKRLSLELGGKSPALVFADADLERALDAVVFQIYSFNGERCTANSRLLVEESIFEDFVARVAERARSIRVGHPLDPEAEVGPLIHPEHLERVLGYVRAGLEEGATLLVGGERATRSFRGEDLSQGNYLLPTLFVGENHMRIAQEEIFGPVLVAIPFKDEEEALRKANDTRYGLAAYVFTRDLERAHRLALGLEAGMVWLNSHNVRHLPTPFGGVKESGTHREGGFYALEFYTELKNVALPLVPPHVPGFGKG
- a CDS encoding fumarylacetoacetate hydrolase family protein; the protein is MKLCRFLDKGRVHQGVYREGVLLDEAGLPHDPEGVVWLLPFTPGKILGLALNYPDHAEELGLSRPEEPALFWKPNSALLPHRGTVIYPRGVEFMHYEVELAVVVGRPMRKVRAAQAMDYVLGYTIANDLVVRDWVKNTFRPPIRAKGHDTFLPLGPFLVTREEVPDPHDLWMRAYVNGELRQEGHTSRMLFRIPEILEFISGFMTLEPFDVILTGTPKGVSRVRPGDVMRLEIQGLGALENPIEEEA